In the Dysgonomonas mossii genome, TAAACGATACGATCCGGCCGGCCTGTGACATATGCCACACATCGTAAGCGTAAAACTTGAGTATAATAATACCAAAGAATATCAGTGATATTTTACGCAACAATACCTCTTTGATATTCAAGCCCCATATCATCAAAATCATTGCTAAAATACCCCATAAGATAGGATAGCCAAAGGTATGGACGTCATACAGTAAGAAGTCATAACTCTCTGCATTCCCAAGCAATGCGATGATGATATGATCGGTTTCTATACTTAATATCACTACACACAAGACAACCAACACCCAGCATATAGAAGAGAACCATTCTTGAGGCAATGATTTTATGTTTCTCACAAGCAGGTAAGCTATATATATAACCGCCGGCAGCGATAGATAGTGTATCAGAAAGTGAACTGTACTATACATTCCGGAAGAAAATATATCGAAGCGCAGGTCTATAGCCATATATGAATAGAAAGCGCCATAACAAATCATAGAAGCAAGCAGTAAAACATAAGTAAAAGCTGCCGACGCTTTTTTCCTGTATATAAAAGCCAATAATGCGACATACAATGCGGTATACGTAGCCATGCACAAATACCTAAAGCTCGAGTAAAACTCAACATCCGTAAAACGTTCTAATTGATAATTTAACTCTAGGAATGGCATTACATAAGCCAAGGTAATAAGAACATATTTAAATACATTGACTACAGCACCGACGGATAATAAATCAAATCCTCGTATTTCGATTTCCATATCAGGATCTTCTTTTCTCAAGATAAACAAACAAATGACAGAAGCAACTATTACCACTATTCCTGTGATAAATATCCTATTCACCAATATTGGTAATTCGGAATCGTAAGAATAAGTTTCGTGAACATCCATCACATAAGATATTACAGTCAGCAAACAGATAACGCCAAAGCCGAACCAAAACACATTAATGCGTGATCTACGCCACAGCAATAACAAGACAACAGCCTCAGCAGCCCAAAACATGGTAATAACATGTCCATTGAGCTGTATCGGAATAGCGAGACTGACAAAAGTCATCACTACAGCTATAATCAGATATATGAGGTTCCGATCCACTTCGCTACGTCGGAATAAGGTAAACATAACAATTGCATTTAACACCGCCAAAGCTATTGTTATCAGCCCCCTTACATCGTATTGACATTGATTCCACACATATAAACAGGCAAGGAATACAAACAGGTTATTGGATAATATAAGAAAACTCTGATAGGTCGTAACCTTTTTTTCTGTCCTCAGGTGATCTATTATAGCCAATAGATAAAACTGCACGAAAAACAATACAGTAAACAGAGTAACAAGTACTAAACTTTGATTTCGATAAGCGGTTAACAACCAACTCCAAAAGAATCCCAAAGTAAGCATATAACACATAATACCTATAAGACGCCAGTTCTTAGCAAAAGAAATGACAAGCATACCTGTATTCAGAATAAATATATAAGAGAACAATACAATATAATTTCCTGCTCCTGTACTTATCATCAGTGGTGATGCAAATCCACCAAGCAAGGAAAATATGGCTAATTCTTTACGGTCATATAAGAGTGAGAGAATAACGGAGAAAACTGTTATGGCTATAAGCAATACAAAAGCAATGGGTTGGCTAAACAATTCATATTCTCTGAATGCCAGTGTAATTGTAATATAAAAGACTGAAATACCACCGCCTACCAGTATCGAAGAAAAAACATGGTATTGTTTTTTGAGCTTATGAGCTATACCAATGATTATACCTCCGGTAAGTAACCCTATACCTACACGTCCAATTTCGTTGATCCAATCTCGGTCTATAGCATACTTCACAAAGAAGGCAATACCCAATACCAAAGTTACAATTCCTATTTTGCTCAGCCAGTTTTCACCAAGCAATCTTTCTATAAAGTTTCGTTCAGGCTCTATAGCCTCCTTTATAGGAGCTGATTCGGATGGTTGAAGTATCCCCTCTCTAACATCTTCTTTTTCATGACTAATAGAGGCTGCAATCGAAGGAACAGTTTGTTCTTTCAGTTCATCGACTACTGATACAATCCCCTCAACAGGCTCGTTATCAGTCATCTTTTGCTTGAACGCAGCTACATGAATATCAGAAAGAGGAGCTTCTTCTACCACCTCCGGCTCCTTGATTTCTGCATTTGTTTGTTTTACGTTCTCTATAGCCGATAGTTCATCAATTGATTCAAACCTTTCTTTTACAGCTTCGAGAGAACCAGCTTCTTTGAAAAAACTTGTTAGTCTGAAGTTAAGGTCATTGAAACTATTGTTCAAATATTCAATATCGTTCCGAATAGAACTTACTTTTACATATATGATAATTGGAAATACAACTATAACGATAAAAATAATGATAACTAATAATATCAGAAAGCCTTCCATAAGATTCTTGTTAAGTTGATGATATCTTTATAATCCTGTAAAAATACATGTAATATCGAACAATCACACTTTTTTATATAAAATATGATAAAATAGAGTTTTTAACAAAAAAATCCCCAGAAAAAATGCTTCTGAGGATTCTGATATTTTCACTATCTATAAATTATTCTATCACTTTCTTTGCATCTATTCGTCTCACGACTATGCCGTAAATAACCAAAGCAATGGCCGAAACTAGCCCTATGGCAAAAAATACATACCAAAGGTAATGAGCGTTGGCAGT is a window encoding:
- a CDS encoding DUF2339 domain-containing protein, yielding MEGFLILLVIIIFIVIVVFPIIIYVKVSSIRNDIEYLNNSFNDLNFRLTSFFKEAGSLEAVKERFESIDELSAIENVKQTNAEIKEPEVVEEAPLSDIHVAAFKQKMTDNEPVEGIVSVVDELKEQTVPSIAASISHEKEDVREGILQPSESAPIKEAIEPERNFIERLLGENWLSKIGIVTLVLGIAFFVKYAIDRDWINEIGRVGIGLLTGGIIIGIAHKLKKQYHVFSSILVGGGISVFYITITLAFREYELFSQPIAFVLLIAITVFSVILSLLYDRKELAIFSLLGGFASPLMISTGAGNYIVLFSYIFILNTGMLVISFAKNWRLIGIMCYMLTLGFFWSWLLTAYRNQSLVLVTLFTVLFFVQFYLLAIIDHLRTEKKVTTYQSFLILSNNLFVFLACLYVWNQCQYDVRGLITIALAVLNAIVMFTLFRRSEVDRNLIYLIIAVVMTFVSLAIPIQLNGHVITMFWAAEAVVLLLLWRRSRINVFWFGFGVICLLTVISYVMDVHETYSYDSELPILVNRIFITGIVVIVASVICLFILRKEDPDMEIEIRGFDLLSVGAVVNVFKYVLITLAYVMPFLELNYQLERFTDVEFYSSFRYLCMATYTALYVALLAFIYRKKASAAFTYVLLLASMICYGAFYSYMAIDLRFDIFSSGMYSTVHFLIHYLSLPAVIYIAYLLVRNIKSLPQEWFSSICWVLVVLCVVILSIETDHIIIALLGNAESYDFLLYDVHTFGYPILWGILAMILMIWGLNIKEVLLRKISLIFFGIIILKFYAYDVWHMSQAGRIVSFIILGVILLSVSFLQQKIKILVKADGVEKIEENKE